A genomic segment from Bombus affinis isolate iyBomAffi1 chromosome 13, iyBomAffi1.2, whole genome shotgun sequence encodes:
- the LOC126923522 gene encoding T-box transcription factor T isoform X1: protein MQPAPATPGSPTRSSCCERDREREVHEDRGRERNSAGRQSRTIAEEDHEERSNERTVISGQNLGTMTVSGNQGLPLSLSLEDRDLWTKFQCLTNEMIVTKNGRRMFPVVKVVARGLEPKAMYTLLLEFVQVDPHRWKYVNGEWVPGGKAEVAPPNPIYIHPESPNFGSHWMKEAVSFAKVKLTNKSNGNGQIMLNSLHKYEPRVHLVRVDAVEERTVLTYRYPETQFIAVTAYQNEEVTNLKIKYNPFAKAFLDAKERPADPQTYPQYTGAWFLPQPTMGYEYNTATAIAAAQNQASVTVNNHLPNSCTVSTAAHRNTCRSAPYTLRHKYIQDEQRTDPYGSVQLLHSTAYVAAPGWSPRSPESLQNLNPACLPPTQEWPTSPSPSPTSSSHAVFSRGVVGTASPTTATGCTLYVPSNLSSVPQEHSHCTDTSAWIHPTTLSEQQQQQQQSYLNLNLHLHHQMSSYTSVPHTGLHHSLHPNGTDAVPSVDEYVHEYHASPVQSTTPDRHSQHHHSQMLHMQPIQQTGTVSPVSVEYDTPSKEHHISVSYSEQNTDTLNDVQADENRRYLTTVIDRHHRQDSDITNNEHQAAAWTPLTPPPAPQTTAI, encoded by the exons ATGCAGCCAGCACCGGCTACACCTGGTTCTCCAACACGGTCATCCTGTTGTGAACGAGATCGCGAGAGGGAAGTGCACGAAGATCGTGGAAGGGAACGGAACAGCGCTGGAAGACAAAGTCGGACGATTGCCGAGGAGGACCACGAAGAGAGAAGCAACGAGAGGACGGTGATTTCGGGGCAGAACCTTGGTACCATGACTGTCAGCGGAAATCAGGGATTGCCTCTTTCTTTGTCTCTCGAGGACAGAGATTTGTGGACCAAGTTCCAGTGTTTGACCAATGAAATGATTGTTACGAAAAATGGAAG ACGCATGTTTCCTGTAGTCAAAGTGGTTGCAAGGGGGTTGGAACCGAAAGCTATGTACACTCTTCTTCTTGAATTCGTTCAAGTGGATCCACACAG ATGGAAATACGTTAACGGAGAATGGGTCCCAGGCGGAAAAGCGGAAGTCGCCCCACCAAATCCGATTTACATCCATCCTGAGAGTCCAAATTTTGGATCTCATTGGATGAAAGAAGCGGTATCGTTCGCTAAAGTGAAGCTGACAAACAAATCCAATGGAAACGGTCAAATTATGCTAAACTCCCTACACAAATATGAACCTCGAGTTCATCTAGTTCGTGTAGACGCGGTGGAGGAAAGAACG GTGTTGACTTACCGTTATCCTGAGACGCAATTCATAGCGGTGACAGCTTACCAGAACGAAGAAGTCACAAATTTGAAGATTAAATACAATCCTTTCGCGAAAGCGTTCCTCGATGCTAAAGAAAGACCTGCCGATCCGCAGACCTATCCGCAAT ACACGGGCGCTTGGTTTTTGCCACAACCTACTATGGGATACGAATATAACACAGCCACGGCCATTGCGGCCGCACAAAATCAAGCGTCAGTGACGGTCAATAATCATCTCCCTAATTCTTGTACCGTTTCTACAGCTGCCCATAGGAATACCTGCAGATCGGCGCCTTACACTCTCAGACATAAATACATTCAAGATG AACAACGCACAGATCCATATGGCTCAGTACAACTGTTGCATTCCACAGCGTATGTAGCAGCACCAGGCTGGTCACCACGTAGTCCGGAATCCCTGCAGAACCTAAATCCAGCTTGTCTACCGCCCACGCAGGAATGGCCCACGTCTCCTTCACCGTCACCAACCTCATCTTCTCACGCGGTATTTAGTAGAGGCGTTGTTGGAACTGCGTCTCCAACCACCGCTACAGGATGTACTCTATATGTACCATCAAACTTATCTTCTGTCCCTCAAGAGCATAGTCATTGCACTGATACTTCAGCTTGGATTCATCCTACAACTTTGTCagagcaacaacagcagcaacaacaatcTTACTTGAACTTGAACTTACATTTACATCACCAAATGTCATCTTATACATCAGTTCCTCATACAGGGTTACATCATTCTCTACACCCAAATGGAACAGATGCTGTTCCTTCTGTCGACGAGTATGTTCATGAATATCATGCCTCTCCAGTTCAATCTACGACGCCTGATCGTCACTCACAGCATCACCATTCTCAAATGTTACACATGCAACCAATTCAACAAACTGGAACAGTATCACCTGTTAGTGTCGAATATGATACTCCTTCTAAGGAACATCATATATCTGTTAGTTATTCTGAACAAAACACGGATACGTTGAATGATGTACAGGCAGATGAAAACAGGAGATACTTGACAACGGTGATTGATAGACATCACCGGCAAGATTCGGATATTACAAATAACGAACATCAAGCTGCAGCTTGGACTCCACTGACACCACCGCCTGCACCACAAACTACAGCAATTTGA
- the LOC126923522 gene encoding T-box transcription factor T isoform X2 yields the protein MQPAPATPGSPTRSSCCERDREREVHEDRGRERNSAGRQSRTIAEEDHEERSNERTVISGQNLGTMTVSGNQGLPLSLSLEDRDLWTKFQCLTNEMIVTKNGRRMFPVVKVVARGLEPKAMYTLLLEFVQVDPHRWKYVNGEWVPGGKAEVAPPNPIYIHPESPNFGSHWMKEAVSFAKVKLTNKSNGNGQIMLNSLHKYEPRVHLVRVDAVEERTVLTYRYPETQFIAVTAYQNEEVTNLKIKYNPFAKAFLDAKERPADPQTYPQSAHRNTCRSAPYTLRHKYIQDEQRTDPYGSVQLLHSTAYVAAPGWSPRSPESLQNLNPACLPPTQEWPTSPSPSPTSSSHAVFSRGVVGTASPTTATGCTLYVPSNLSSVPQEHSHCTDTSAWIHPTTLSEQQQQQQQSYLNLNLHLHHQMSSYTSVPHTGLHHSLHPNGTDAVPSVDEYVHEYHASPVQSTTPDRHSQHHHSQMLHMQPIQQTGTVSPVSVEYDTPSKEHHISVSYSEQNTDTLNDVQADENRRYLTTVIDRHHRQDSDITNNEHQAAAWTPLTPPPAPQTTAI from the exons ATGCAGCCAGCACCGGCTACACCTGGTTCTCCAACACGGTCATCCTGTTGTGAACGAGATCGCGAGAGGGAAGTGCACGAAGATCGTGGAAGGGAACGGAACAGCGCTGGAAGACAAAGTCGGACGATTGCCGAGGAGGACCACGAAGAGAGAAGCAACGAGAGGACGGTGATTTCGGGGCAGAACCTTGGTACCATGACTGTCAGCGGAAATCAGGGATTGCCTCTTTCTTTGTCTCTCGAGGACAGAGATTTGTGGACCAAGTTCCAGTGTTTGACCAATGAAATGATTGTTACGAAAAATGGAAG ACGCATGTTTCCTGTAGTCAAAGTGGTTGCAAGGGGGTTGGAACCGAAAGCTATGTACACTCTTCTTCTTGAATTCGTTCAAGTGGATCCACACAG ATGGAAATACGTTAACGGAGAATGGGTCCCAGGCGGAAAAGCGGAAGTCGCCCCACCAAATCCGATTTACATCCATCCTGAGAGTCCAAATTTTGGATCTCATTGGATGAAAGAAGCGGTATCGTTCGCTAAAGTGAAGCTGACAAACAAATCCAATGGAAACGGTCAAATTATGCTAAACTCCCTACACAAATATGAACCTCGAGTTCATCTAGTTCGTGTAGACGCGGTGGAGGAAAGAACG GTGTTGACTTACCGTTATCCTGAGACGCAATTCATAGCGGTGACAGCTTACCAGAACGAAGAAGTCACAAATTTGAAGATTAAATACAATCCTTTCGCGAAAGCGTTCCTCGATGCTAAAGAAAGACCTGCCGATCCGCAGACCTATCCGCAAT CTGCCCATAGGAATACCTGCAGATCGGCGCCTTACACTCTCAGACATAAATACATTCAAGATG AACAACGCACAGATCCATATGGCTCAGTACAACTGTTGCATTCCACAGCGTATGTAGCAGCACCAGGCTGGTCACCACGTAGTCCGGAATCCCTGCAGAACCTAAATCCAGCTTGTCTACCGCCCACGCAGGAATGGCCCACGTCTCCTTCACCGTCACCAACCTCATCTTCTCACGCGGTATTTAGTAGAGGCGTTGTTGGAACTGCGTCTCCAACCACCGCTACAGGATGTACTCTATATGTACCATCAAACTTATCTTCTGTCCCTCAAGAGCATAGTCATTGCACTGATACTTCAGCTTGGATTCATCCTACAACTTTGTCagagcaacaacagcagcaacaacaatcTTACTTGAACTTGAACTTACATTTACATCACCAAATGTCATCTTATACATCAGTTCCTCATACAGGGTTACATCATTCTCTACACCCAAATGGAACAGATGCTGTTCCTTCTGTCGACGAGTATGTTCATGAATATCATGCCTCTCCAGTTCAATCTACGACGCCTGATCGTCACTCACAGCATCACCATTCTCAAATGTTACACATGCAACCAATTCAACAAACTGGAACAGTATCACCTGTTAGTGTCGAATATGATACTCCTTCTAAGGAACATCATATATCTGTTAGTTATTCTGAACAAAACACGGATACGTTGAATGATGTACAGGCAGATGAAAACAGGAGATACTTGACAACGGTGATTGATAGACATCACCGGCAAGATTCGGATATTACAAATAACGAACATCAAGCTGCAGCTTGGACTCCACTGACACCACCGCCTGCACCACAAACTACAGCAATTTGA